The DNA sequence CTTCCACCAGCTTGCTCAGGCCGAGTATCCCGGAGAGCGGGGATTTGAGGTCGTGGCGGAGCATCGCCTCCACGCGCTGGCGCATCTCCTCCGCCTGGACGCGCTTGGTGACGTCGTGAACGATGGAGAACAGCAGGGGCCGCCCCTGGCGCTGGACCGGGCCGCTGTAGACCTCCACGTCGCGGAGTTCTCCGCTGGCGAGGCGGTGCTTGAACAGGAAATGCCTGCATGTGCCTGTCCAGGCCCGCTGGAGAATCTGGAGCACCTGCTCCGAGGGCATGGTGTCGATGTCCTGGATTCGCAACTGCGTCATCTCGCCGTAGGCGTAGCCGTAAAATTCGCAGGCAGCCGCGTTGGCGTCGATTATTGCTCCTGTGCCGGGATCGATGAGCAGCTTGAGGGCGATGTTCACGCAGAAAATCGCCCTGTAGAGATCCTCGTTTTCCCTCTGGGCTCTTTCCGCCTGGATGCGCGACAAGGCCAGGGCGACGTTGTCCGCAAGTTTTTCCAGAAATGATATGAGTTCCGGGGTGAAGCGCCCCGGTCGCGTGTCGTTGAAAAGAAGGATTCCGAACGTCTCGGCCCTGTAGCGCAAGGGCACCAGGGCCATGGACTGGTACGGCCTCCTGCCTGCCTGCTCCTGGGGGGACGCCTCCTCTTGGTCGCCATTCCTGATGCAGAACGCGCCGTTGTTCCAGAAGGTTCCGTGGGCCGTGAAAGTCGGAGCGGACATCGCAGTGACGTCGCGTGAGCCGGTCTTGTCCGGAGACGTCGTCAAGGTCTGTGGGGAGCTGGGGGTCTTCTCGCCTGGAGGGCAAAGCCTGTTTTCCATGTGTATGAAGTCTTCGGCGAACCCGTCCGTCTCGATATACGGGTGCTCATGCCCCGTACGCAGGCGGATTCCCACCGCCTCGCAGCCGGACCAGTGCTGCAACAGCGGCAGCAGGGCGGTGAGCATTTCTTCGGGACTTGCGCCGGAACTCAACAACCCGATGAGTTCCATGAACATTTCGCGCTCGTCCACGGTGCGCCCGGCGGAACATGTGCAGTTCATTCGCCTTTATCCTCCAAATCAGGGCGTCTTGCGTTGCAAGGGCAACGGCTGCCTGATTATGGTCTCTGTATAGTGAAGTTGGCCCTCTATCTAGTAAAGCTTCTTCGCTATCGCAATGCAATTTTTGAGGTGAGTGTGGGTGGTGGTGCCAGGAGCGCCCTGTCCCATTCGATGTTGATTGAATTTCAGAGACGGGCGTCTGTATGGATACGGACTGTGAATATCGTCCACGAATACGGCAATATCCTCCTATTGCGGTATGAAAACTGTCCATCATGGTCAGATATTGCGATGCCATAAACAGCCTCCCTCGGGAGAGTCACCGTCGTTCATCCTGAGGAAATGGAAGGATCACACTGACCGTGGTCCCATCTGTGCCCGATGTGGTGAACTCAATGCCCCCCCCATGAGCCTTGGCGATGAGTTGGGCGCTGTAGGTTCCCAATCCCTTGCCATGTGATTTTCCCTCAGTTGCGTATTTTTCAAAGAAACGGTCACGGATAGTTTCGGGAATTGTTCCCATATTATGGATATCGATGCGCTGTTCGTCATTCTCGTGGGAGAGGGAGATAGTCACGTCGTTATCCCCTGGCGAGGCTTCCACTGCATTCTTCACCAGGTTCAGGAGCATGTTCTCGATCAGGAATTCTTCTCCAAATACCAAGGAAAGTTGACGCGCGACGGGGTCGAGCGCTCCCTGCTGGACAAGGCGGATCCGTTTGGTCGTTATCCACGTTCGCAGCGACAGTTCGATGCTCTGCACCACTCCCTTGATGTCGAACCATTTTGATTGAGGCTTGTATTCCCCAAGCTCCATTTGAGCGACTTTATCTGATGAATCAATCAGATTGATCACTTGGCGGATGCCGTGCAGGAGCGGTGGAATCTCCGCGCGCAACTCTCCGTCCAGATCTTCGCTCAAGGCATATTGAGCAAGGGAGTGAATGCCAGCAAGAGGAGCCTTGATGTCGTGGCGGATGATGCGTTCCACATCTATTCGGAACTGCTCAGCCCTCTTGCGGCCGGTGAAATCAGCATAGGTCCCGATGATGCGCGTCGCTTTGTTGTTCTCATCAAAATCCATTAGCTGTGATTTCTGCGCAATCCAGAGGTAGTGCCCCTGTTTAGTTTTCATTCTAAATTCTTCATTGAACCGACTGTCACAGTTCTTCATTGCTTCTTCAAAGTTACGCAAGACCCTTGGCAGGTCATCTGGATGGACTTGCTCGCGCCATGTGTCGAAACTTGGGGTGAATTCTCCTGGTTCATACCCCAGCATTCTAAACGCTTGGGGACTTAAAAAAATATCGCCAGTATTGAGTGACCAATCCCAGAGTACAATATTTGTTGCGGCTAAGGCCAGCTCGAGTCGTTCTTCATTCTCTTTCAAGGCTTGTTCGGCCTGTTTGCGTTTAGTTATGTCGCGTCCTACCACTACCGAGCCGACAATCTTGCCGTTCGTGTCATATAGCGGAGCGAAACTGTAGCTTCCAACCCAACGCTCGCCAGTGTCTCTGCGCCGAAGGTTGTAAATGACATCCTTGCCGGTCTCGCCGCGCAATGCTCTGGGGACAGCCCATTGTTCCAAGGGAGCCAAGTCTCCGTTTTCCGTGAAGACTTCCAAAACGTTTGGGAACTCAGCCAGATTCTTGAAGCATTTTTGCCTGTCATTGAATCTGTAAAACGATGCAAACGCGTCACTGGAGACGAGGAAATTTCCGTCTACGTCTGAAATGAACATGGCATCAGACATGCTCGCCAGGGCCGTATGGAGCAAAAACTGGCTCTCGCGCAGGGCATTATCACGCTGCTGAAGGAGTTCTGAAGCCCTGGCCAGAGATTCGCCCACCCCCTTGGTCTCACTGAAATCATAGTGGCCATTGGCCACCGGTTTTCCCATGCCTACAGCCATGGCCGCATCTGCGAGGGAATTGATGGACTGGGAAATACTGTTCCCCAGACGCAAGGCGATGCCCACACCAATGCACCCAAGAAGGAACGTGCCTCCGAGCCCCCAAAGCAACCATGGCCACAAGTGTTTCTCAACGGAGGCCATAGGCACACTGATGACCATGGTCCATCCCGAGATGGTCGACTGGCTGTACCCTACCAGGACCGGTACTCCTGCAAGTCCCTGGGCTTCAAAGACTCCCTCTCGCGCTGTTTCTTTGTGGCGAGCGAGAACTGGCATATGGGGCGTTGTTCCTGCGAACTTCTCATGGTCCCGTGTGCGGGTCGCAACAACGCCGTTGCTGTCCAGGATCGTGGCCGTCCATTCAGGTGGCAGCTTCGGAAGCAATAGGTTCTGCAACAGGGTGTCCACGGGCAAGGTCATCCCCAGGTCGTAGATCGCTCGGCCTTCTTTCATGACCGGGACATCGAATCCGACAAGGTGACGGCCTGTAACCGCTCCCTTGAATATGTCGCTTACGCTCGGCTCGCCGGTCTCAAACAGACGTTTGACTCGATCCGGAATATTGCGTTTGGGAAGGGGTGCTCCATGAGGAAGATAGGAGTTGGCCAACTGCTGCCCTGTCTCGTCCGCCAGAATGATGTCAGCTCCGGGACGACCTACAAGAGCCAGCAGGGTCTGATCGTACAGGCAGGTGAGATTGCCCGATGAGAGGGCAGGTGATTTGGCCAGCGTTTGCAAGGTCGCAAGAATACCCTCCAACTCCTGGTCCATGGTTGCGGAGTACCTGCGGGTGGTCTCAAGCATGCTTTGGGAAATATCTTCGCGCTCTTGCTGATAATGTGTGTAAACCAGAATACTGGCGGCTATACCAACCGGCAATACACTTGCCACGATCAGCAGGACAAGCCGGAAGCGCATGGACTTTCGCAGCGAACGCCATCTATGTCCAAGGTTCATAGATTACTCGTTCAAGATTCGCACGTTAATAATGTATGCTGCGCATATTGAGGAGTGAGTTTGCCCCAGAGGCACCTTGTTACTTGTCGAAGCACTATCCGGAAAGATACTCTCACCTTTGTTGTAGGATCGCAATCAAAAGCGTTTGTCGATCGTCTTGAGGTCGCGTTCTGATGTATGAGCTGTTCTTGACCGGGCCAAGAACAGGTCCTTCTGGATTGTGGGGGCTGAGCGGACGACCTGTTCGCGCTCTGCATGACGGTCACGCAGGCAGGGCCATGACCGACAAGGAGGAGTATCTCGTCTTGCCAGTTCCTGGATGCGGCCAGCACTGACACGGCCATCGCTACGCCGACCGCCGCTGAACACGTCAGCCCGGAACTGGCAGCAGCCACTGGCGGTGTTTCCTTGCAGTGCTCGATCATTGGGTGAACACAGCCCAGAAGGTACACCTGCGGGCAAGCCAGTGGACCTGATCAAGGACCATCTGGCAGTGAGCCAGCCGGGCGGCATGGTGCTGGACCTGTTCATGGGGGGGGCACTACGGCGTTGGCCTGCATGGAGACGGGAAGGCGCTTCACGGGGGTGGAACTGTCGACCGAATGTGCGGCCCTCGCCACCGAGCGAATCCGCAAGGCCGAGGAGGCGTTTAAATAGAGGGAGGCTGACAGGGCAGCGTGCCGAATCGCGCGAAAATCAGTGCCAAATTGCGCGCCGCCTTACACCACCGTGCCCGCCTCTTTGAATTCTCAAACTATCTTGCAGGAATTCTCAAACTGTTTTGCGAGCTCTACGACCGTGCCGCTTCTGACAACGACGTTAGCCATCCGTTAGCCAGAGATAGGAAAAGGGGTTGCGACTTGTGGTCGCAACCCCTTGAATTCCTTGTGGTGGGCAGTACAGGATTCGAACCTGTGGCCTTTGGCTCCGGAGGCCCATTTCAGCCTGTCTGATGAGTTTCGACGAGTTCCTATGTGGCATGAATCGTTGACTAAAATTTTCTCATTTTTTCTGAAGAGGACCGAGAATCTCGGATGAGTTGTTGCTTTTTTGTTGCTACTTGGCCTTTGGGCTGCGGGGCCAACGGTCAAAATCGAGCGGATACCTCTACTTCCAGATAAAATCCATGTAACCTAGCAGGCTTATGCTGTTTTGCATGTTATACATGCAGAATTTGTTTGTTGTCATTGTTCTGTCACTAGTTTGGCAAACGTCAGCAAGGTGAGTTCGCGACTGAGTTGCTCTGACTTGAGGGCCTCAGGCGACTTGTATCCGAAAGTAGAGTGTAGGTAGTTTACGTTGTACTCGTTGTTCCAGCGGTCAAGATCCTCCAAGAAGCGGTCGAGTTACGAGTAATAATGCGTCTGGATAATGCCATGCTTGTTGCACAGTTCGCCGATTGGTCATCCTCAAGGGCCTTCGAGAACAATCCCCTTCGGCTTTGAGGTCAACTGCCATCTTTTCATGGCAGACCTCCTCTTCGTAATCAGCCACGAAAACTGAGTTAGTACTGCCTCGTCAAGCCGGGCAGGATGTCATGACCTGTGCTTTCAAGACGTGTCATGATTACGCACTGTACCTGCGGGTAAAACGCCACCAAAGGACATACTCGGCGCTGTTCTCACAAATTGCACTAGGATTGCTCTCGAGGGAACGGGCACTTGCCTGTCACATTGGTTTGTTTTATATTGCCTTAACATGAGGTGCATTGTTCTTAGGTATATGGCTGGGGGCATGTCAGGTGCAGCATTCCGTACTTATTCTTGATGATGAGGAGCGCATCTGCGAGACCCTCGAAGACTATCTCGTGGATATGGGGCATCATGTTGTCTCTTGCGGGGATGGGGCCGCAGCTCTTGAGGCATTGCGCGCGAACAATTTCACCTTGGCAATTGTCGACCTTCGCCTGCCAGGTATCGACGGGAATACGTTCATCAAACAAGCAAGCCTTTTGAGGCCGGAACTGCGCTACATTATTCACACAGGCTCTCTCGAATACGCAAGTGGCAATGTGGAGCAGGAACTTGTGGGGGGCCGGATAATGGCTGTGCTCAGCAAGCCCGTGGAGAGGATGCAGGATTTTTCGGATATCCTCGATCTCATAGGCCGCGCGAAATGAGCGACCTGACCTCGGTAAGCATCCTGATCATCGAGGACGAGCCTATGTTGAGACTCACCCTAGGCGACCACTTGCGCGACCGGGGCTTTGAGGTGCTGGAGGCCGATAACGGCCAGGCCGGACTCGACCTTTTCCGTGGCCAGCGTCCCGCACTCATCACGCTGGATTTGCGCATGGCCCCCATGGACGGACACGCAGTTCTCGCCGCAATCCGCCAGGAGGACCTCGACGTCCCGGTTATCATTGTTTCCGGCCAGGGGCAGATGGATGACGTCATCAGGGCCCTGCGTGCTGGGGCCTTCGATTATATCCAGAAGCCTGTCTCTGATATGGCCATATTGGACCACGCTGTGGATCGCGCCTTGGAAAGAAGCGCACTCAAGCGCGGCAATGCCATGCTCTCGCGTTCCTTTTTGGCCGAAGGGCCGCAGCGGCCGGAGGATTTCGAGCAAATACTCACTGCGAGCACGCGCATGCGCGACATTTTTCGCTACTGCGAGGCCGTGGCTCAGGGCTCGGAGCCGGTGCTCATCACTGGGGAGACAGGTATAGGCAAAGAACTGCTGGCCCGGGCCCTGCACCGCTCCAGTCGCTGCACTGGACCCTTTGTGGCAGTTAACGTGGCCGGATTAGATGACCAAGCCTTCTCGGACACGCTTTTCGGTCATGTGCGGGGAGCCTTCACCGGGGCCGACAGACCTCGCGAGGGACTCATGGAGAAGGCCGCCGGGGGGACCCTGTTTTTAGACGAGGTGGGCGACTTGGGCCAGCAGGCACAGATACGCTTGCTACGTGTGCTTCAAGAGCGAGAATACCATCCCCTTGGCAGCGACTGCCTTCGTCCTCTGCGGGCTCGAATTCTGGCTGCCACCAACCGGAGACTCGCAGTGCTGCGTTGTGATCCGGATTTCCGTAGTGACTTCTTTTTCCGACTAGCCACACATACCGTGGACCTGCCCCCTCTGCGGGAACGGCTCGAGGACATTCCGCTGTTGCTTCGACATTTCCTGGTCCAGGCCTGTACCCATCTGGGGCGGCCTGTGCCGGACTGCCAGCCCCGCCTGCTTACTCAGCTAAAGGCCTACCCATTCCCGGGAAACGTTCGCGAGCTGAGGGCCATGGCCCATGACGCCCTTAGTCGCAGCATCGATGGCTCTCTCGGGCCGGAGGCCTTCCCCGCTCTTGCCACCCTACCTGAAGCAGAACTCCCGAATGTCACATGCAAAACGCCATTCGCCGAACTGCCCGTCTTGCCCAGTCTACGGGCCGCTGCAGACGCCTTGGTGGCCGAGGCCATGCGCCGTGCCGGGGGCGTGCAGAAGGCTGCAGCCGCTCTCCTGGGTATAAGCCCCCAGGCTTTGAGCGAACGTTTGAAACGCGGTTGAGCGATCCGATCAAGTTTTCCTGATTGTCTCAAGATTTCTTGTTTGTACGTTAAGTCCTTGTTTCCCTTCACTGTACCCACCCACGTCAGTCGTTCCGCTCAATAAACCCGTAGCGGTCTCTCCTTACGTCGCCCCATTTTGCGAGTGAAATGGTCTTAAGTGTCTAATTTCAAACAGTAAAGCCGTGTTGGCACAGCTCTTGACTACTTCGGGTGAGACCGCCGCCCAAGGAGGACCCAGCATGGCGAAGATTCTGTGCATCGACGATGAGCCAATTTTGCGTCTGATCACCAGCGATTACCTGGGAGACATGGGGCACGAAGTGCTGGAGGCATCTAGCGGGGCCGAGGGGCTGACTCTCTTCCGGAGGTATCGGCCAGACATTGTGCTCTCGGACCTACGCATGCCCGACGGGGATGGTTTTCTCGTTGTGACTCACCTGGCCGAGGAGGCCCCGGAGACACCGGTGGTCATTATCTCAGGTACTGGCACCTTGGATGATGCCGTTAAGACCATGCGCCTGGGAGCCTGGGACTACCTGTCCAAGCCTCTCAAGGACATGCCTCTCCTGGGGCAGACAGTAGAGAGAATGCTTAACAAGGCCCGGGAACGCCGGAACGCCAGCCAGTATCTGCTGAATCTGGAGAGCAGGGTTAATGAGCTGGAGCATGAGTTGCAAAGCTGGTCCAGTAGCCACAAGGACACGGTGCTACGTTTGGAGGCGGCTCTCAAGACGAGCATTGGTTCACTGAACCTCGCCCTACGTGAGAAAGATCCCTACACGGCAGGACACAACGAGCGCGTTGCCCGCATATCCGTGGACATCGGCATTGCACTGGGACTGGGGGAGCAGGAGCAGGAGGTGCTCATGCTGGCCGGACTCCTACATGACATCGGCAAGATCGGCGTCCCCGAGTCCATCCTTAACAAGCGCATCGCGTTGAGTCCCGACGAGCTCGAGGAGATTCGCAGCCACGTCACTTGCGGCTACCGCATTCTGTGCAACATCCCTTTCGACGGCCCCGTGGCCGAGTTGGTTCTGCAGCATCACGAGCGTTACGACGGCTCGGGCTATCCCAAGGGGTTGGCAGGGGAGGGTATCCTCCTGGAAGCACGCATCCTCGCCGTGGCAGATGTCTACGAAGCTCTCTGTTCAGATCGCCCCTACCGGGCAGGGTTGAACCCAGTTGATGCCGCCAGCTACGTCTTCAAAAACGCAGGCACTCATTTCTGTCCGAAATGCGTCGACGCATTCAGGCAGATCATTTTTTAGCAATAGCTCTGAAAGAGAAGACCATGAATCCAAAACACATCGCACCCCCGTGCAACCTGTTTGCCTACGGCAACAATCAGGCCCGCCGTCTGGCAGGCCGAGTTGAGCATCAGTCCGAGTCCATTTCCCTCGGCGTAAGGGGAACTCGCATGCCGCAGGGTTTCCCGCCGGAGAGTCTGCTCCGCTTTGTCGAGCGCTTCCTGCTGCGTCTGGTCAATGTCATGTACGGCCAGAACCCCGGCCATGTCTCCTACATGTTGGCCTGGAATATCGGTCACGAGCCTGCGAAGGAGGGCGCATGAACGTCGAAGCAAACATCAGCAGCGCCATGGACACCTTGCTCCAACTCGTCACATTTAAGGTGGCTGAGGAGGAATATGGAGTGGACATCCTCTCTGTGCAGGAGATCATCCGCCATACGGGCCTAACCAAGGTGCCTAGCGCACCGGCCTTTGTGGAGGGCATTTTGAATCTGCGCGGCAAGGTCATCCCTATCATCGACATGCGCAAACGCTTCGGCCTCGCCTCTAAGGCCCCAGACACGCAGACGCGGATCGTGGTTTTCGCCCTGGAGAGCGGGGTCATTGGCTGCCAGGTGGATTCCGTGTCTGAGGTGTTGAGGCTGCCCGCAAGTATGGTCGATGTGCCCCCGACAGTGATTTCCGGGATGGACTCAAAATTTATTCGTGGAGTGGGACGACTGGGGGGTGAACGAGACGGCCGCTTGCTCATATTGCTCGACTCAGGTCAGATGCTGACAGTGGAAGAGATGGACGCATTCCACGATCAACCAGCAATCCATCAGTAATCCGAATGGACTGCGCCGGGCATATGGATCGGTGCATCTACAATACTTCATCCAGAGGAGGCCACCATGAACACACTGCGTAACATAAATCTCCGCACAAAATTAATCACAAGTTTTTTCGTCGTATCACTGCTCACTCTCGCAGTAGGAACTTATGGCAGCATGGAGATGCACCAGATAGATGACAACGGCACGAGGCTCTACGAACAGAGTATGGTCCCCCTGGGGCAGATAGCCTCAGTCGCCATCAACATGCAGCGCATCCGTGCAAACGCCATGGAGGCCGTGAACGCGAAAGACATGCCGACGTTCAATGCATATGTGGAAAGGATAAAGCAGTTCCGGGTGGCTATTAGCGAAAGCTTGTCCAAGTACGAAGCAACCCTGAGCAGCGATGACGAGCGGTCCTTGTATAAGAAATTGCTGGAAGATCGTCATGGATTCATCACCGTTCTGGATAAAGTCCTTGCAATGGGGACTGCGGGGAACATGGACGAAGCCGCAGCGTTGCTTGCGACCGATGGGCGCACCAGTGCCCGTAAGTATCAGGATAGCATTGATGCGCTTATGAAGGAGAATGAGAAGCAAGGCAAGCAGATCTCCGAAGGCAACAACGCTAGCGCCAGCAAAGCCACGAACATGATGCTGGTCGTCATGGCCCTGTCCTTCATCGTCTCCATCGGTCTGGGATTTATGCTTACATCCAGTGTGTCCGCCCAATTAGGTGAGGATCCTGGCTATCTGGGAGACGTGGCGGGTAAGATCGCTGGCGGCGACCTTGATGTGGCCTTCCGCCCTCAGAAGCGACAGGGTGGCGTTTACGCGGTCATGCAGGACATGGTGAAGGCCATGAAATCTAAGATCGTCGAAGCTGAACAGAAAACCGCCGATGCCGCGGGGCAGGCCCGGCTAGCTCAGATCGCCACGGACGAGGCCAATGAGGCCAAGACCAGGGCGGAACGGGCTAAGGCCGAAGGCATGATCGCCGCCGCCCATCAGTTGGAAAAGATTGTCGAGGCCGTCAGTTCAGCCAGTGAGGAACTCTCGGCTCAGATCGAGCAATCAAGTCGTGGCGCTGAGGTTCAGTCCCATCGCGTGACTGAGACCGCCACGGCCATGGAGGAAATGAACGCCACTGTGCTTGAGGTGGCTAAGAACGCCTCCCAGGCGGCGGACTCCTCGGGCAACGCCCGCACCAAGGCTCTTGAGGGTGCCAAAGTCGTTGCCCAAGCAGTTGAAAGCATTACTGACTTGCAGAGTAAGTCTGTGGCCTTGAAAGGGGACATGGTCGTGCTTGGCAAACAAGCCGAAGGCATTGGCCAGATCATCAACGTCATTAACGACATCGCCGATCAGACAAACCTCCTTGCGCTAAATGCTGCCATTGAAGCGGCGCGTGCAGGTGATGCCGGGCGCGGCTTCGCGGTTGTGGCCGACGAGGTGCGTAAGTTGGCCGAAAAGACCATGGCCGCAACTAAGGAAGTGGGCGAGGCTATCAGCGGCATCCAGCAGGGTGCCCGCAAGAACCTGGAGAACGTGGAGCACTCCGTCATCACTATTGAACAGGCAACAAACCTTGCCAACGAGTCGGGCACGGCGCTCAAGGAAATCGTGACCCTGGTCGAGGTGTCCACCGACCAAGTGCGCTCTATCGCGGCGGCCTCCGAGCAGCAGTCCGCTGCCAGCGAGGAGATCAATCGCTCCATCGACGATATCAATCTCATCTCCGGCGAGACCGCCAGCGCCATGAATCAGTCTGCTCAGGCCGTGGGAGATCTGGCGAGGCAGGCGCAAACCCTGCGAACGCTCATCGAGAGCATGAAGAACGGCGCGTAAGGCCGTTATCTACGAAGTTGGCTGGTCCCGCCTTGACTCTGTTCCAGGCGGGACTTTGGCTCAATGGCTGGACGACTTGACCGTCCGTGTAAGTGGCAGTCGGATAGTGAAACATGTTCCCCGGCCGGGTTTCGAGTCCACGCTCATCTTGCCCCGGTGGGTGGTGGTGATGATGAAATAGCTTACGGACAGCCCCAGGCCTGTGCCCTCGCCTACCTTCTTAGTGGTGTAGAAGGGCTCAAACACCCTGTCGACCTGGTTGGCCGAGATGCCTGGGCCGTTGTCCTCCACCTGGATTATGGCCTCGCCGTCCTCTCTGGCCGCACGTACCGTGATTGTCGGGTTCACAGTTCCAGCTTCAGCCAATGCCTGTGCAGCATTTCTTAGCAGGTTGAGGAGGACTTGTTCGACCTCGGAGGGGATGCAGGGAATTGAAGGGAGCGACTCCGAGAGCATTAAGTGAACAGCAATCTGGCGGAAGTCGTAATTCTTTTTGAGATCATAATCCTTTTCCGCCAGGGAGACTGCTTGGCGCACCAGCTCGGATACATTCCGATCCACGAAGCCGGAGTCGCTCTTGCGGCTGAAGTTGAGCATGTTTCGCACGATGCTCGTGGCGCGCTCGTTCGCTTCTCGAATTCCTTCCAGGTAACGGAGAATATTCCGGCGTCGCATGTATTCGTGGGTGGCCTCCATGTCCAGGTCAAGAGTTTGAGCTACCTCCAGGTTGGTCGGCAGGGCGGGGTCGAGTCGACGCTGTACGCCCTGCACGGACTGGGCAATAATCCCCAAGGGGTTATTTATCTCGTGCGCCATGCCAGCGGCCAGGCCGCCGAGAGACATCATCTTCTCCGTCTGTACCATGGCCTGCTGCGCCAGCTTTATTTCCGTGATGTCGCGCACGATGTTCAGGGAGCAGCGTTCGCCATTGATCTCAAGGTACTGGCACGAGTTCAAGGCGTTGCGAAGTGTGCCGTCCTTGCGACGCATTATAAATTCATAATCGAATACCGTTCCGTCGCGGTGAAGCTGTTCCAGGAAGGCTGTGCGACTTGCATGGTCATTCCAAATCTGTAGATCGTCTCCGGATTTTCCAATGCTCTCAGACCGAACGTGTCCGGTGATCTTTTCGAATGCAGCGTTCACGTCAAGAATAATACTGTCACTCAGTCGTGAGATGGAGATGCTATACGGCGCAAGATTGTAAATTTTGGAGAACTTCTCTTCTGAGAGGCGTAGGTTACGTTCGGCCTCTTTGCTTTTGGAAACATCCCGCGTGAGGGCCAACAGATACCGTGCACCGCCCACATCCATGGGCGTCAGCGAGGTCTCCACTTCTATAATACCGCCGTCCACCCTCTGGCACAACCACTCGAAGCGCAGCCGCTCTCCGGCCTCGGCATGCTCAAGGATGCGACGCATCATCCGGGTGGTCTCCTCGCCATCTGCCTGTACCCGCGGGGAGAAATCTGCCGGGGCCCGACCGATCATTTCCTCTCGGGTGCAGCCGATGAGGGCGGTTGCGCTGGGGTTGCAGTCCACGATGGTCGGCCCGTCCATCACCAGGATTGTGTCCTGGGCGGATTCGAAGAGGGTGCGGTACATCTTCTCGCTGGCAGCAAGGGCCAATTCCGCTTGCTTCCGCGCGCTAATATCCTGAATGATGCCTAACATCCGTCTAGGTTGACCACCATTTCCGGCCTGAATTACGCCGCTGTCGTGCACGTAGACATAGTGGCCGTGCTTGTGGCGCAAGCGGTATTCAATGTCGAATTTCCCTTCGTGCGCGCAGACCTCTTCCAGCCACAGTAAAACCTCCGGCGCATCTTCCGGGGGGAGCAGATCCTTCCATCTCTGCACAGGACCGTCTAGCTCTTGAAGTTCGAATCCCAGTACCTCTCGCACTGCGCCGACCCACTGCATGTTGCCCGACCGTAGGTCATAGTCGTAAAAGATGTGCTGCGCCGCAGTGTTCACTATCTCAAAACGTCGTGTCCAGAACTGGAGCTCGCGCTCATGCTCTTTGCGCTTACTAAGATCCTCTATGAATCCGTTGATCCAAGAGGGTCGGCCTTCTGCGTCGAGTTGAAGTGAGGCGCTGATCGCGACAGGCAGTTGGTTGCCGTCCTTACGATGGAGGATCACTTCGCTGCGCACCCCGGCCGGGGAGGCCAGAAGCTGTTCCAGAAACTCGCTTTTCTCCTGCGGTTCCGCATACAGGGCGTGAGGCCTTGCGGCGAGAAGTTCTTCCCTGTTTTCATAGCCGAGCATTCGAACCAACTCGCGGTTGACCTCCTCGGTGGGGCCGTTGAACGTCGAGCGGAAAATCCCG is a window from the Fundidesulfovibrio putealis DSM 16056 genome containing:
- a CDS encoding response regulator: MFLGIWLGACQVQHSVLILDDEERICETLEDYLVDMGHHVVSCGDGAAALEALRANNFTLAIVDLRLPGIDGNTFIKQASLLRPELRYIIHTGSLEYASGNVEQELVGGRIMAVLSKPVERMQDFSDILDLIGRAK
- a CDS encoding sensor histidine kinase; protein product: MNCTCSAGRTVDEREMFMELIGLLSSGASPEEMLTALLPLLQHWSGCEAVGIRLRTGHEHPYIETDGFAEDFIHMENRLCPPGEKTPSSPQTLTTSPDKTGSRDVTAMSAPTFTAHGTFWNNGAFCIRNGDQEEASPQEQAGRRPYQSMALVPLRYRAETFGILLFNDTRPGRFTPELISFLEKLADNVALALSRIQAERAQRENEDLYRAIFCVNIALKLLIDPGTGAIIDANAAACEFYGYAYGEMTQLRIQDIDTMPSEQVLQILQRAWTGTCRHFLFKHRLASGELRDVEVYSGPVQRQGRPLLFSIVHDVTKRVQAEEMRQRVEAMLRHDLKSPLSGILGLSKLVEDRTQEAKVKEWAEAIRECSEGMLQLVELNLDIFKIEQGLFKLEPTRCDLARMLHRLRLGMSSALSNRELEMRILLENVPLGLDVALPLSCHAPLVENMFSNLLQNALEASPQNGAITVHITPNGSTLKVGIHNQGAVPEDIRHCFFQKYATSGKRNGTGLGAYSARLIAQAHGGAITFYSSESEGTRVTVTLPIEHIPSQENSPGFPQPGQECGCGNTVRSGNGCAACRN
- a CDS encoding sigma-54-dependent transcriptional regulator produces the protein MSDLTSVSILIIEDEPMLRLTLGDHLRDRGFEVLEADNGQAGLDLFRGQRPALITLDLRMAPMDGHAVLAAIRQEDLDVPVIIVSGQGQMDDVIRALRAGAFDYIQKPVSDMAILDHAVDRALERSALKRGNAMLSRSFLAEGPQRPEDFEQILTASTRMRDIFRYCEAVAQGSEPVLITGETGIGKELLARALHRSSRCTGPFVAVNVAGLDDQAFSDTLFGHVRGAFTGADRPREGLMEKAAGGTLFLDEVGDLGQQAQIRLLRVLQEREYHPLGSDCLRPLRARILAATNRRLAVLRCDPDFRSDFFFRLATHTVDLPPLRERLEDIPLLLRHFLVQACTHLGRPVPDCQPRLLTQLKAYPFPGNVRELRAMAHDALSRSIDGSLGPEAFPALATLPEAELPNVTCKTPFAELPVLPSLRAAADALVAEAMRRAGGVQKAAAALLGISPQALSERLKRG
- a CDS encoding PAS domain-containing protein; amino-acid sequence: MNLGHRWRSLRKSMRFRLVLLIVASVLPVGIAASILVYTHYQQEREDISQSMLETTRRYSATMDQELEGILATLQTLAKSPALSSGNLTCLYDQTLLALVGRPGADIILADETGQQLANSYLPHGAPLPKRNIPDRVKRLFETGEPSVSDIFKGAVTGRHLVGFDVPVMKEGRAIYDLGMTLPVDTLLQNLLLPKLPPEWTATILDSNGVVATRTRDHEKFAGTTPHMPVLARHKETAREGVFEAQGLAGVPVLVGYSQSTISGWTMVISVPMASVEKHLWPWLLWGLGGTFLLGCIGVGIALRLGNSISQSINSLADAAMAVGMGKPVANGHYDFSETKGVGESLARASELLQQRDNALRESQFLLHTALASMSDAMFISDVDGNFLVSSDAFASFYRFNDRQKCFKNLAEFPNVLEVFTENGDLAPLEQWAVPRALRGETGKDVIYNLRRRDTGERWVGSYSFAPLYDTNGKIVGSVVVGRDITKRKQAEQALKENEERLELALAATNIVLWDWSLNTGDIFLSPQAFRMLGYEPGEFTPSFDTWREQVHPDDLPRVLRNFEEAMKNCDSRFNEEFRMKTKQGHYLWIAQKSQLMDFDENNKATRIIGTYADFTGRKRAEQFRIDVERIIRHDIKAPLAGIHSLAQYALSEDLDGELRAEIPPLLHGIRQVINLIDSSDKVAQMELGEYKPQSKWFDIKGVVQSIELSLRTWITTKRIRLVQQGALDPVARQLSLVFGEEFLIENMLLNLVKNAVEASPGDNDVTISLSHENDEQRIDIHNMGTIPETIRDRFFEKYATEGKSHGKGLGTYSAQLIAKAHGGGIEFTTSGTDGTTVSVILPFPQDERR